TTACCAAGTTCATAACTTTAGGGTCACCTTTAATCATGCCTTGGAAGTTCTTAATGAACTTGGCTTTGATGTCTTCTTCGTCATCATCAAGTGGGGTCTTATTCTTGTCATCCATATTGGCAATTTCTTGAGCCTTGCGTTCTTCTTCCAATTGTTCATGTAAAGCATCACGCCGGGCAACCGCATTGTCGCGATCTTGCTTCATTGCTTTAAATTCTTCTTGATCAAAGCTGTCGTCAAGGACAGCTGCGTTTAACTTATCGTTCAAGTCTGACACCTTTTGCCCTTGGGCAATCCAGGCATCATTCATTGTATTGATATTAGCCATTAGTTGGCCTCCTTTTAATTTTTGCCAAATAAAATAGCCAATTTGCTGTTTCGTAATTCAGCAGATTGACTATTAGTAGTATTTTCTTCTTTAGATGGCTTAGTTTTATCCTTATCCGCCTTATAAATGAGATTCAGCAGCTTGTTAACTGCAGATTTAGGCGGAATATGTGAAATAGCATTCACCGGTTGCAATTGTTGATCATTAGTAAACATAATTTCGTCAGCGAAGCCTTTATCGACGGCATCACTAGCGGTTAACCATGTTTCATTTGCCATTAGCTGTAGCAAGTCAGCTTGATCCATGCCAGTTTTAGCTTCATAAGCACTGGCAATCGATTGATCAATGCCATTTAAAATACTGGCTTCATGCTCCAGATCGTCAGCATTACCAGCTGGTTGTGACCAAGCCTTATGGATCATAATCTGAGCAGTTGGTGAAATGTTGATATGATCGCCAGCCATAGCAACCACGCTTGCCGCACTAGCGGCTAAGCCTTGAATATTAACTGTTACATTGCCAGCATAATTCTTTAGCATAGTGTAAATCTCACTAGCCGCAAAAACATCGCCGCCATTGGAAGCAATGTCAACTTCAAGTGCTTCATCATCACCGTCGTCATCGTCAGTGTCATCGTCATCATTTAAAATGTCAGCAACGCCCGAAGGTGATACTGCTGGCATTCCAAAGAACTGATAGAAACCGGCTGTTTGATCATCAACAATATCGCCTTTAATCATCACTTTCTTTGTCATCATTATCACCTCCTTTTCCCGATTGAGCAGCAGGCATTTCATCTGGGAAATAACCAGTCTGCTGTAATAACCAAGTTGCTTGATTATTAGCAATTGTGCCATCTTTAGCTAACCCTGATAGAGTAGCTGCAAATGAGTCTCCCAATGGATCTACAGCAGTCCGTATATTGGCCGTGATTTTAGCGTTAAGCTTATTATCCAGCTCAGCTAAGATCGCCTGTAAATAGCGATTAAGGGCGTTCGTGTACATGCCTTTAATTTGGTCAATATTACTTTGCTGGTCGCCTTGGCCATTCAAATAGCTATCAGGAATGCCAAAGACTTTAGCGATTTGCTTACTCGTCCAATCTGTTTGGCTTAACAGCTTAGTAACATCTGCTTTCATTTCTAGTGGCTTGTAATCTTCAAGTTGATCAATAACTACCGGGCCACCGTTTGACTTGTTCACCTGTTTCATGAAGTTACGTGAACGGCTGGCCTTCATCTTCTCACTCAGCAGCCCACCGTGCTGAATAGATAGGACGCCAGGAGCACTAATTGAACGCGCTAATGCAGCCAACGTTAAACTGTTAGATGAACTCTTGACTTGTAACTCATTCGATAATGCTTTTAATGGACTGTTACCCGTCATACCGCCATCGGTACTAGCCCAACGAATATGAATCATGTCAGACTGTGGTACATATTGAAGAACGCCCAAATTAGGCTCATCAAAGGTAACCGTATAGGTTAAACCACTGCCATCATCTAATAAGTAGGTTTGCACTTGGCTTGGTCGCAAATATTCCCAGCGCAGATCTAAGCCATTAGGATTACGCCAGCGATATGCAAAACATTCACCACCCAATAACAATTGTGAATACATAGACTGCCAAAACGTGTGCCCATTAGCTGTCGTGCTAGGATTGTTTAGAATTCCTTGTGCTCGTGGCATATTGGCTATTAATTGTATCGTGGCCAAGTCTCCAGATATTTGATTAACCGCTGAATAAATATCTGAATTTTCCAAAGCATCTTTGGCACTAACATACTCATTATTGCTAGTTGGCGACAGAAAATTAACGATATTATCGTCTTCTACTGGCACGCTTTGAATACTAACTGAATTATTTATTGCCGTTGGTGGTTCAAAAAAAGGCATTGTTAATCACCTCCTTTTTGGCCAGCTGTTACGACTTCCGAAAGCCAGCCAACTAAAAACAAAGCTACAGCAATTGCTAGAACGCCCTGTGCCTGCCCCAATAAAAAGGCTGCATATACCCCAGCAATCATGCCTAGAATGAAACACAGTACATCAAAATAATGCCAGATAGTTGCAAAAAATTGTTTAAAAATCATCAATATCATCTCCTAGCAATCCTGACTCCGGGTTATTAAACCATTCAAGAACTTGTTTTTCGTTCATACGTTCGACCTGTTTATCAGGATTGTTTACGTCTGAAAAGTCTTCAAAGTGATACATGGCTTGGAATAAGGCATCAATTAACGCATCTACCACATCAATCTTCAATGTGGCCTTAGCTTTATCGACTTGAATACCAATTTTGTCTTCATAAATTTCAGCATTTAGTAATGCCTTTTCCATAATTCGATCATCCAAGCGGTCTACCGAGCCTTCAACAAACATCGTCTGCAAAAACTTAGTTGGATCCTTCAATTCACTAGTCCGCTGCCGAATGGCTTGCAATGGCCACCCTGAATTCAAATCCAATTGCTTGATTGTGGGTGTTAGCCCCCACGCATCATAACCAAAGAAAACAACTTCCAGTCGATGCCGCTCAACAAAGTTAAGTAACCACTGATAAACTTGCTCGTCATTGATTAGTCCTTGAGGATGGCTACTAATTGTGCAAAATCCCTTTTGAGCTAAGTTCCGATAATTAATACCGTCTTGCTTTTCTTTAGCTTCAATCGAACCAGCTTTCTGCCAGGGAATAAAGCTATGCTGATAAATAAACCATCGTGGTTTGTCATTATTATCACGATAAGGAAATACAAACGCTAGCGCCGTGTTATCACTAAACATCGAGTAATCAAAACCAATATA
This Lactiplantibacillus plantarum DNA region includes the following protein-coding sequences:
- a CDS encoding DUF1056 family protein, which gives rise to MIFKQFFATIWHYFDVLCFILGMIAGVYAAFLLGQAQGVLAIAVALFLVGWLSEVVTAGQKGGD
- a CDS encoding phage portal protein, yielding MPFFEPPTAINNSVSIQSVPVEDDNIVNFLSPTSNNEYVSAKDALENSDIYSAVNQISGDLATIQLIANMPRAQGILNNPSTTANGHTFWQSMYSQLLLGGECFAYRWRNPNGLDLRWEYLRPSQVQTYLLDDGSGLTYTVTFDEPNLGVLQYVPQSDMIHIRWASTDGGMTGNSPLKALSNELQVKSSSNSLTLAALARSISAPGVLSIQHGGLLSEKMKASRSRNFMKQVNKSNGGPVVIDQLEDYKPLEMKADVTKLLSQTDWTSKQIAKVFGIPDSYLNGQGDQQSNIDQIKGMYTNALNRYLQAILAELDNKLNAKITANIRTAVDPLGDSFAATLSGLAKDGTIANNQATWLLQQTGYFPDEMPAAQSGKGGDNDDKESDD
- a CDS encoding head maturation protease, ClpP-related — its product is MTKKVMIKGDIVDDQTAGFYQFFGMPAVSPSGVADILNDDDDTDDDDGDDEALEVDIASNGGDVFAASEIYTMLKNYAGNVTVNIQGLAASAASVVAMAGDHINISPTAQIMIHKAWSQPAGNADDLEHEASILNGIDQSIASAYEAKTGMDQADLLQLMANETWLTASDAVDKGFADEIMFTNDQQLQPVNAISHIPPKSAVNKLLNLIYKADKDKTKPSKEENTTNSQSAELRNSKLAILFGKN